Proteins encoded together in one Halothermothrix orenii H 168 window:
- a CDS encoding ABC transporter ATP-binding protein gives MLILENVSKSYDGKKYAVDNLSLEISKGEIFGFVGPNGAGKTTTIRMITGILSPTKGRITINGRDISDKPIEAKRNFTYVPDHPEIFKSIRGIDYLNFIADMYEVPVDVRRERIEKFTRDFEIYDDLTRPINSYSHGMKQKLLISGALIPDPNLFILDEPLSGLDPRSARILKDIMRYHCENGGTVFFSSHILEVVENLCDRVAIINRGKLIACDTLENIKRNKDKTLEDIFLELTDNE, from the coding sequence ATGCTTATTCTGGAAAATGTAAGTAAAAGTTATGATGGAAAAAAGTATGCAGTCGACAATTTATCCCTTGAAATCAGTAAAGGAGAAATATTCGGGTTTGTTGGCCCAAACGGGGCCGGGAAAACTACCACTATCAGGATGATCACTGGCATTTTATCCCCGACTAAAGGGAGGATAACAATAAATGGACGGGATATTAGTGATAAACCCATTGAAGCCAAACGCAATTTTACATATGTACCAGACCACCCCGAAATCTTTAAATCCATCAGGGGAATAGATTATCTTAATTTTATTGCCGATATGTATGAGGTTCCAGTAGATGTCAGGCGGGAGAGAATTGAAAAATTTACCCGGGATTTTGAGATATATGATGACCTGACGAGGCCCATCAATTCTTACTCCCATGGTATGAAGCAGAAGCTTTTAATATCAGGAGCTTTAATCCCTGATCCCAATCTTTTTATTCTCGATGAGCCTCTGAGTGGCCTTGATCCCCGTTCAGCGCGGATTCTTAAGGATATTATGAGATACCACTGTGAGAATGGAGGTACTGTCTTTTTTTCCTCCCACATCCTCGAGGTGGTTGAAAACCTCTGTGACCGGGTGGCCATTATTAACAGGGGGAAATTGATTGCCTGTGATACCCTGGAAAACATCAAGAGAAATAAAGATAAAACCCTTGAAGATATTTTCCTGGAGTTGACTGATAATGAATAA
- a CDS encoding CobW family GTP-binding protein: MPVTGPGKQIDMFFITGFLGSGKTTFLNNLLKNNSGKNLGVIVNEFGEINVDVKLLDSDTDMKVTEINNGSIFCSCLSGSFVESIISYQDLPVDCLFVESTGMARPSSLDNILEDVNKLAPGRFNYHGMVCVVDASSFMVLSQSVNAVREQIQYSDIVLINKIDLVEADLIKVIEEKVKGLNPQAEIIKTSYGRSDLPFFEVKTGSSCTCNCSCSLTCDELTSDRPQCYFLKPDGEVSKDRLVEFLEEVASKTYRIKGFIKTGEGYIRVDCVGDSINFERTEESSPEEGLVIFAPEDVSDKDLIL; the protein is encoded by the coding sequence ATGCCTGTAACAGGGCCTGGTAAACAGATTGATATGTTTTTTATAACTGGATTTCTGGGTTCGGGGAAGACAACCTTTTTAAATAACCTGCTCAAAAATAATAGTGGAAAAAACCTCGGGGTTATTGTCAATGAGTTCGGGGAAATAAATGTAGATGTCAAATTGTTAGACAGTGATACAGATATGAAGGTAACCGAAATAAATAATGGCTCAATATTTTGCAGCTGTCTTTCCGGTTCCTTTGTGGAAAGCATTATCTCCTATCAAGATTTACCCGTCGATTGTCTCTTTGTAGAGAGTACCGGAATGGCCCGACCCTCAAGCCTTGATAACATTTTAGAAGATGTTAATAAACTGGCTCCGGGGAGGTTTAACTACCACGGTATGGTCTGTGTGGTTGATGCCTCCAGTTTTATGGTCCTCAGCCAGTCAGTTAATGCAGTGAGGGAACAGATCCAGTACAGTGATATTGTTTTAATTAACAAGATAGACCTAGTTGAAGCAGATTTAATAAAGGTTATAGAAGAAAAAGTAAAAGGTTTAAACCCTCAGGCAGAAATCATTAAGACCAGTTACGGCAGGTCAGATTTACCATTTTTTGAGGTTAAGACCGGAAGCAGCTGTACATGTAATTGTTCCTGCTCTTTGACCTGTGATGAACTGACTTCAGATAGACCTCAATGTTATTTTTTAAAGCCTGACGGGGAAGTCAGCAAAGACAGATTGGTAGAATTTCTCGAGGAAGTTGCCAGTAAAACCTACCGGATTAAAGGCTTTATCAAGACCGGGGAAGGGTATATCCGGGTAGACTGTGTCGGGGATAGTATTAATTTTGAAAGGACAGAGGAAAGTTCTCCTGAAGAAGGGCTTGTTATTTTTGCCCCTGAAGATGTAAGTGATAAAGATTTAATATTATGA
- a CDS encoding uroporphyrinogen decarboxylase family protein, with protein sequence MNGKEKIYNVFKNGSQKEVPWVPFAGVHAGKLKGYTAREVLTDENKLFESLKEVNKIYRPDGQPVTFDLQIEAEILGCELKWSEDSPPTVISHPLSGSEEVPDRIPARDEGRIPLVLNVMKKMKEEVGEKTALYGLLCGPFTLASHLRGTNLFMDMVLNPDYVKKLMAYTTEVARAIASYYIEAGMDVIAAVDPMVSQISPEHFKEFLNRSYTELFAFIRDEGAFSSFFVCGNASKNIEEMCLTEPDSISVDENVSLPEAKEITDKHGIVIGGNIPLTTVMLHGNQQDNMKYTVDLLNSVSRDNLIISPGCDMPYDTPVENTVAVEQAVHETEKVREMVKNYEVREEDIEVELPDYDALEKPLIEVFTLDSDTCAACTYMKAAAVEAGKHFGDKVEVVEYKYTTPENIARIKKMGVEKLPSIYINGELKFSSIVPNRRELLEEVEKCL encoded by the coding sequence ATGAATGGTAAAGAAAAGATATACAATGTTTTTAAAAACGGATCCCAGAAAGAAGTTCCCTGGGTGCCTTTTGCCGGTGTTCATGCCGGTAAGCTTAAAGGGTATACGGCCCGGGAGGTACTGACAGATGAAAATAAACTGTTTGAGTCCCTGAAGGAGGTCAACAAGATATACCGGCCCGATGGGCAGCCGGTTACCTTTGATCTCCAGATTGAGGCTGAAATACTGGGGTGTGAACTAAAGTGGTCCGAGGATTCACCGCCAACCGTAATCTCCCATCCTTTATCCGGGAGTGAAGAAGTTCCGGACAGGATTCCTGCCCGGGATGAAGGCAGAATCCCCCTTGTCCTCAATGTTATGAAGAAAATGAAAGAAGAGGTAGGGGAAAAAACAGCCCTTTACGGGTTACTCTGTGGGCCCTTTACCCTGGCATCCCATTTACGGGGGACCAACCTGTTTATGGATATGGTCTTAAATCCAGATTATGTAAAGAAACTTATGGCCTATACCACTGAAGTGGCCAGGGCCATAGCCAGTTATTATATTGAAGCGGGGATGGATGTTATCGCTGCCGTGGACCCCATGGTTTCCCAGATTTCACCTGAACATTTTAAGGAGTTTCTCAACAGATCATATACCGAACTATTTGCCTTTATCCGGGATGAGGGTGCCTTTTCTTCTTTCTTTGTCTGTGGGAATGCCAGCAAAAACATTGAAGAGATGTGCCTGACAGAGCCTGATAGTATTTCAGTTGACGAAAATGTCTCTTTGCCTGAAGCCAAGGAGATTACCGATAAACATGGCATAGTTATTGGAGGAAATATCCCCCTGACGACTGTAATGTTACACGGAAATCAGCAGGACAATATGAAATATACCGTTGATTTACTTAATTCAGTTAGTCGGGATAATCTAATTATTTCACCCGGGTGTGATATGCCCTATGATACCCCGGTAGAAAATACTGTGGCAGTTGAACAGGCCGTTCATGAGACAGAAAAGGTCAGGGAGATGGTTAAAAATTATGAGGTCAGGGAAGAGGACATAGAGGTAGAATTACCTGATTATGATGCCCTGGAGAAGCCATTAATTGAGGTATTTACCCTTGATTCTGATACCTGTGCTGCCTGTACCTATATGAAGGCAGCGGCAGTTGAGGCCGGCAAACACTTCGGCGATAAAGTCGAGGTGGTGGAGTATAAGTATACTACCCCGGAAAATATTGCCCGGATCAAGAAAATGGGGGTTGAAAAACTACCGAGTATTTATATAAATGGTGAATTGAAGTTTTCATCAATTGTCCCCAACCGCAGGGAACTCTTAGAGGAGGTTGAAAAATGCCTGTAA
- a CDS encoding vitamin B12 dependent-methionine synthase activation domain-containing protein: MTDRADNIKIADNIKDVVVFQDIPVNLDLKDIINKCHLNNENDIERVTELVDEAIEVARPRGIFKESHIQKRGQDYVIINGIKFNSHVMYINLKDIYKVYPYIVTAGSELETWASNFNDILENYWADIIQKEILEGASNYIFARLKDIYNPGSIAIMNPGSLDWPISEQKKLFKLLGNYADRIGVRLTDSYLMVPTKSLSGLVFPSTTDFKNCRLCSREQCPGRRAPYDNKLSREYGMK, translated from the coding sequence ATGACAGACAGGGCTGATAATATAAAAATAGCAGATAATATAAAAGATGTGGTTGTTTTTCAGGATATACCGGTTAACTTAGATTTAAAGGATATTATTAATAAATGTCACTTGAATAATGAAAATGATATTGAAAGGGTAACAGAACTGGTGGATGAAGCTATAGAGGTTGCCAGGCCCCGGGGGATTTTTAAGGAGTCCCATATACAGAAAAGGGGCCAGGATTACGTTATAATAAATGGAATTAAATTTAACAGTCATGTTATGTATATAAACCTGAAGGATATATATAAAGTTTACCCCTATATAGTTACTGCTGGTTCTGAACTGGAAACGTGGGCCAGTAACTTTAATGATATTCTGGAAAATTACTGGGCTGATATCATCCAGAAAGAGATACTCGAAGGGGCCAGTAATTATATATTTGCCAGGTTGAAGGATATATATAACCCTGGTTCGATAGCTATTATGAATCCGGGCTCGCTGGACTGGCCCATAAGTGAACAGAAAAAACTCTTTAAATTACTGGGTAATTACGCTGACAGGATAGGGGTCAGGCTCACCGATAGCTATCTAATGGTACCGACCAAATCCTTATCTGGCCTGGTGTTCCCGTCCACTACTGATTTTAAAAACTGCAGATTGTGTTCCCGGGAACAATGTCCTGGCCGCCGGGCCCCTTATGATAACAAACTCAGCAGGGAATACGGGATGAAATGA
- a CDS encoding ASKHA domain-containing protein has product MLYKIIVRQNNKERVLTGKQGDNLLKILQKNHYKTKAPCGGVGTCGKCKVKVNYGGSQPTPGERELLDESEIKAGIRLACQTRISGHMEVELDTDEEIEGLVEGIRVAVEQDPFIQKDMVRLEGPSLDDQRDLLTRVSGAISSDGISLKALDYLASIDIDRELSVIRAGNRVIDINQDNGKGIYGIAVDIGTTTIAMYLIDLITGKESGVHSFSNPQKKFGADVISRINYTLHNDNGIKDLQQELVDGLNRGIKHLTDAVNLKRDEIYHLTIAGNTTMLHSLLGVDASSIARAPYIPVFTDSLMFRAGKLGFNINENGVVQLLPSISGYVGGDIVGDLLVTDFESPEWNLLIDIGTNGEIVLGNRDKLFACSAAAGPAFEGARITFGMAGITGAISKYRFNNGEVHYRTINNNRARGICGSGLVDIIAELLKYGFLKETGAFKDGVELKAGYADYLTTYKGITSFRVVPGNETHDNKDILLTQKDIREFQLAKGAILAGIKILLKEAGVDYSDIEKVYLAGGFGNYIDPHNASLIGLIPENLEDKVIRIGNGAGMGARAVLLDQKLIEYAARLKEKTTYIELSSHSGFQEEFMNSMGF; this is encoded by the coding sequence GTGTTATATAAAATTATAGTCCGTCAAAACAATAAGGAGAGGGTATTGACCGGAAAACAGGGAGATAATCTACTAAAAATATTACAAAAAAATCATTATAAAACAAAGGCCCCCTGTGGCGGAGTCGGTACCTGTGGTAAGTGTAAAGTAAAGGTAAATTATGGAGGAAGTCAGCCAACCCCCGGCGAAAGAGAGCTCCTGGATGAATCTGAGATTAAAGCAGGTATCAGGCTTGCGTGTCAGACAAGGATTAGCGGTCATATGGAGGTAGAGCTTGATACAGATGAAGAAATAGAGGGTCTGGTTGAAGGGATCAGGGTTGCTGTCGAACAGGACCCTTTTATACAAAAGGATATGGTCAGGCTTGAGGGACCATCTCTTGATGATCAGCGGGATTTACTGACCCGGGTTTCAGGGGCTATTTCTTCTGATGGGATAAGCCTTAAAGCCCTGGATTACCTGGCTTCAATAGATATTGACCGTGAATTATCTGTTATCAGGGCCGGTAACAGGGTTATTGATATAAATCAGGATAATGGTAAAGGTATTTATGGTATAGCGGTCGATATCGGAACCACCACCATTGCCATGTATCTAATAGACCTGATTACCGGAAAAGAGTCAGGGGTCCATTCCTTTAGCAATCCCCAGAAAAAATTCGGGGCTGATGTTATCTCCCGTATTAATTATACTTTACATAATGATAATGGTATCAAAGACCTGCAACAGGAGTTGGTTGACGGGCTGAACAGGGGGATAAAGCATCTCACAGATGCTGTTAACCTCAAAAGGGACGAAATATATCATTTAACCATTGCCGGTAATACGACAATGCTTCACAGTTTACTGGGGGTTGATGCTTCTTCAATCGCCCGGGCCCCCTATATCCCGGTCTTTACTGACAGCCTTATGTTCAGAGCAGGCAAACTGGGTTTTAATATTAATGAAAACGGGGTTGTTCAACTCCTGCCGTCTATATCTGGCTATGTCGGGGGAGATATTGTCGGGGATTTACTGGTAACTGACTTTGAATCTCCTGAGTGGAATTTATTAATTGACATTGGAACCAATGGGGAGATAGTCCTGGGGAACAGGGATAAGCTTTTTGCCTGTTCAGCAGCGGCTGGTCCTGCCTTTGAAGGGGCCAGGATAACATTTGGTATGGCCGGGATTACCGGGGCTATATCTAAATACCGTTTTAATAATGGAGAGGTCCATTACCGGACAATAAATAATAACAGGGCCAGGGGTATCTGTGGTTCCGGGCTTGTTGATATCATAGCCGAACTTTTAAAATATGGATTTTTAAAGGAGACAGGGGCTTTCAAGGATGGTGTTGAACTGAAGGCCGGTTATGCTGATTATTTAACCACCTATAAGGGAATAACTTCATTTAGAGTTGTTCCCGGGAATGAAACCCATGATAATAAGGATATATTATTAACCCAGAAGGATATCAGGGAGTTTCAGCTGGCTAAAGGTGCTATTCTGGCCGGGATAAAAATCCTCTTAAAGGAAGCCGGTGTTGACTACAGTGATATTGAAAAAGTTTATCTGGCCGGTGGTTTTGGAAATTATATTGACCCTCATAACGCTTCCCTTATCGGGCTTATTCCGGAGAATCTTGAGGATAAGGTAATCAGAATTGGAAATGGGGCCGGCATGGGGGCCAGGGCGGTTTTACTCGACCAGAAGCTGATTGAATATGCCGCCCGGCTCAAGGAAAAGACTACCTATATTGAGCTATCCAGTCATTCTGGTTTTCAGGAGGAATTTATGAATTCTATGGGTTTTTAA